The following are encoded together in the Nocardioides sp. Arc9.136 genome:
- the helR gene encoding RNA polymerase recycling motor ATPase HelR has protein sequence MTRDETAQQTTGPVGGRSVFALDERLAAKADPRLVAADEAHFAAIARTLEETLADLADRLDAARRGTDRHGQAALDRDQEVHRLAARARTLRRFGLDVCLGRMVPAVGEPVHVGRLGLTDRTGRRLLVDWRSPAAEPFFGATHADPMGLVSRRRYRWSQGRVTDYWDEVFTPEGLEGHAALDDQSAFLASLGGSRDGRMRDVLSTIQADQDAIVRAGSRGVLVVDGGPGTGKTVVALHRTAYLLHADPRLGHRRGGVLFVGPHAPYLSYVADVLPSLGEEGVLTCTLRDLVPEAATAPEEPDPEVARLKGCAAMVHAIEPAVALYEEPPTEGLEVATPWSDLWLSAEEWAEAFASPDPGTPHNEARDQVWDGLLDLLVERHGLDEDDPEVDPDDVRRALERDRDLRTAFDRAWPLVDAEDLVGDLWTVPAYLRRCAPWLTAEQVRALRRDDPQAWTAADLPLIDAARHRLGDPEASRRRRRAGAAAAAERARMDEVVDHLVSVDDSEMSVMSMLRGDDLRASLAPEQPGRADAERLAGPFAHVVVDEAQELTDAEWHMLLRRCPSRSMTVVGDRAQARHGFPGSWAERLAGVGLEHVRVASLGTNYRTPVEVMSAAEPVIRAALPDANVPTSVRSTGRPVRHGSPDDVDAVLDAWLAEDTTGTACVVSAAGEGRDRDRVRWLTPQLAKGLEFDLVVLLEPESYGAGVTGAVDTYVAMTRATQELVVLARR, from the coding sequence GTGACCAGGGACGAGACAGCTCAGCAGACGACGGGACCGGTCGGCGGGAGGTCGGTCTTCGCGCTCGACGAGCGGCTCGCGGCGAAGGCCGACCCGCGGCTCGTCGCGGCCGACGAGGCGCACTTCGCCGCGATTGCGCGCACGCTGGAGGAGACGCTGGCCGACCTCGCCGACCGGCTCGACGCGGCACGCCGCGGGACCGACCGGCACGGGCAGGCGGCGCTCGACCGCGACCAGGAGGTGCACCGGCTGGCCGCGCGGGCCAGGACCCTGCGCCGCTTCGGCCTCGACGTGTGCCTCGGGCGGATGGTGCCCGCGGTGGGGGAGCCGGTCCACGTGGGCCGGCTGGGCCTGACCGACCGCACGGGCCGGCGGCTGCTCGTCGACTGGCGCTCACCGGCCGCGGAGCCGTTCTTCGGCGCGACCCACGCCGATCCGATGGGGCTGGTCAGCCGGCGGCGCTACCGCTGGAGCCAGGGGCGGGTCACCGACTACTGGGACGAGGTGTTCACCCCCGAGGGGCTCGAGGGCCACGCCGCGCTGGACGACCAGTCGGCGTTCCTCGCCAGCCTCGGCGGCAGCCGGGACGGCCGGATGCGCGACGTGCTCAGCACCATCCAGGCCGACCAGGACGCGATCGTCCGAGCCGGCTCCCGCGGCGTGCTGGTCGTGGACGGCGGGCCCGGGACCGGCAAGACGGTCGTGGCGCTGCACCGCACGGCGTACCTGCTCCACGCCGACCCGCGGCTCGGGCACCGGCGCGGCGGCGTGCTCTTCGTGGGTCCGCACGCGCCGTACCTCTCCTACGTCGCCGACGTGCTGCCGAGCCTCGGCGAGGAGGGCGTGCTGACCTGCACGCTGCGCGACCTCGTCCCCGAGGCGGCGACGGCTCCCGAGGAGCCCGACCCGGAGGTGGCACGGCTCAAGGGGTGCGCCGCGATGGTGCACGCGATCGAGCCTGCGGTGGCGCTGTACGAGGAGCCGCCGACCGAGGGCCTCGAGGTCGCGACGCCGTGGTCCGACCTCTGGCTCAGCGCGGAGGAGTGGGCGGAGGCCTTCGCCTCGCCCGACCCGGGCACACCCCACAACGAGGCCCGCGACCAGGTGTGGGACGGGCTGCTCGACCTGCTGGTCGAGAGGCACGGCCTCGACGAGGACGACCCGGAGGTGGACCCCGACGACGTGCGCCGCGCCCTCGAGCGCGACCGGGACCTGCGCACGGCCTTCGACCGGGCCTGGCCGCTGGTCGACGCCGAGGACCTCGTCGGCGACCTGTGGACGGTGCCGGCCTACCTCCGCCGGTGCGCACCGTGGTTGACCGCCGAGCAGGTGCGCGCCCTCCGCCGCGACGACCCGCAGGCCTGGACCGCCGCGGACCTGCCGCTCATCGACGCCGCCCGGCACCGGCTCGGCGATCCCGAGGCGTCCCGCCGACGGCGTCGGGCGGGCGCGGCGGCGGCAGCAGAGCGGGCGCGGATGGACGAGGTCGTGGACCACCTGGTCTCCGTCGACGACTCCGAGATGTCGGTGATGTCGATGCTCCGGGGGGACGACCTCCGGGCCTCGCTGGCTCCGGAGCAGCCGGGCCGCGCGGACGCCGAGCGGCTCGCCGGTCCCTTCGCGCACGTCGTCGTCGACGAGGCCCAGGAGCTCACCGACGCGGAGTGGCACATGCTGCTGCGGCGCTGCCCGTCCCGCAGCATGACCGTCGTCGGGGACCGGGCCCAGGCGAGGCACGGGTTCCCCGGCTCCTGGGCCGAGCGGCTGGCCGGGGTCGGCCTCGAGCACGTGCGCGTCGCGTCCCTCGGCACGAACTACCGGACGCCGGTGGAGGTGATGTCCGCGGCGGAGCCGGTGATCCGAGCGGCCCTGCCGGACGCCAACGTGCCGACCTCGGTGCGCAGCACCGGCCGGCCGGTGCGGCACGGATCCCCGGACGACGTCGACGCCGTGCTGGACGCGTGGCTGGCGGAGGACACCACCGGCACGGCCTGCGTCGTCTCGGCCGCGGGGGAGGGCCGCGACCGGGACCGCGTCCGGTGGCTGACCCCGCAGCTGGCGAAGGGCCTGGAGTTCGACCTGGTCGTCCTCCTCGAGCCCGAGTCGTACGGCGCGGGCGTCACCGGCGCCGTCGACACCTACGTCGCGATGACGCGCGCGACCCAGGAGCTCGTGGTCCTCGCACGCAGGTGA
- a CDS encoding formate/nitrite transporter family protein, with the protein MPDREPQETAAVAAAAGVKKVRRSWDRVLVSSFLAGAYIAFGGMVAIAVSSGLDPATWGTLPTLFTGAAFTLGLILVVIAGSDLATGNMMLVPLGALRGKLGVGDVARNLTLVLLGNLLGALFVAFFLAVQSGVIGSSSAEAGSAAAMTFDRLADIAHGKATDHTAWETFLRAVGCNWLVCLAVWMSLAATTISGKILAIFFPIMAFVAMGFDHVVANMFFLPAAVFAGVPDLGWGDVLLNWVLAGVGNLVGAVVFVSTSYWYLFLKDAPEEAADTSRVTGGSEPAERG; encoded by the coding sequence ATGCCGGATCGCGAACCGCAGGAGACCGCGGCGGTCGCCGCAGCCGCTGGCGTGAAGAAGGTGCGCCGGTCCTGGGACCGGGTGCTCGTGAGCTCCTTCCTCGCCGGCGCCTACATCGCCTTCGGCGGCATGGTCGCCATCGCGGTGTCCTCGGGCCTGGACCCCGCCACCTGGGGGACGCTGCCCACGCTCTTCACCGGTGCGGCGTTCACCCTCGGGCTGATCCTCGTCGTGATCGCCGGGTCGGACCTCGCGACCGGCAACATGATGCTGGTCCCGCTCGGGGCCCTGCGCGGCAAGCTCGGCGTCGGCGACGTGGCCCGCAACCTCACCCTGGTGCTGCTCGGCAACCTGCTCGGTGCGCTGTTCGTGGCGTTCTTCCTCGCCGTGCAGAGCGGCGTCATCGGCAGCTCGTCGGCCGAGGCCGGGAGCGCGGCAGCGATGACCTTCGACCGCCTCGCGGACATCGCGCACGGCAAGGCCACCGACCACACGGCGTGGGAGACCTTCCTCCGGGCGGTCGGGTGCAACTGGCTGGTCTGCCTCGCGGTGTGGATGTCGCTGGCCGCCACCACGATCTCGGGCAAGATCCTCGCGATCTTCTTCCCGATCATGGCGTTCGTCGCGATGGGCTTCGACCACGTCGTCGCCAACATGTTCTTCCTGCCCGCCGCGGTGTTCGCCGGGGTCCCGGACCTCGGCTGGGGCGACGTCCTGCTGAACTGGGTGCTGGCCGGCGTCGGCAACCTGGTCGGCGCGGTGGTCTTCGTGTCGACCTCCTACTGGTACCTCTTCCTCAAGGACGCGCCCGAGGAGGCGGCCGACACCTCCCGCGTCACCGGGGGCAGCGAGCCGGCCGAGCGGGGGTAG
- a CDS encoding DinB family protein, whose translation MSASTGADQTGTPSFVDADLRGARFVRADLSGAVMRSVDLQGADLDAPWLADDDAVLLVNGVDVVPLVEAELDRRFPGRADRRAADPAGLRAAWAAVEAAWAVAVDRAAAMPAGTVDVSVDGEWSFSQTLRHLVMATDTWLGRGIRELEQPYHPLGQPHAEYALDGYDTSVFASGTPTWEEVLAARAGRVAMVRDFLAAVTEPELEETHPSPWDPGRLATTRSCLHVILGEEWSHLRFALRDLDAVEAGRSAR comes from the coding sequence GTGTCCGCAAGCACCGGAGCCGACCAGACCGGGACCCCGTCGTTCGTCGACGCCGACCTCCGGGGCGCACGCTTCGTGCGCGCCGACCTCTCCGGTGCGGTCATGCGCTCGGTCGACCTCCAGGGTGCCGACCTGGACGCCCCCTGGCTCGCCGACGACGACGCCGTGCTGCTCGTCAACGGGGTCGACGTCGTCCCGCTGGTCGAGGCCGAGCTGGACCGCCGCTTCCCGGGCCGCGCCGACCGCCGGGCCGCCGACCCGGCCGGCCTGCGCGCCGCCTGGGCGGCGGTCGAGGCCGCGTGGGCGGTCGCGGTCGACCGGGCCGCCGCGATGCCTGCGGGGACCGTCGACGTCTCGGTCGACGGCGAGTGGTCCTTCTCCCAGACCCTGCGACACCTGGTGATGGCCACCGACACCTGGCTCGGCCGCGGCATCCGCGAGCTCGAGCAGCCCTACCACCCGCTGGGTCAGCCGCACGCGGAGTACGCCCTGGACGGCTACGACACGTCGGTCTTCGCCTCCGGCACGCCGACCTGGGAGGAGGTCCTGGCGGCGCGGGCCGGACGGGTGGCGATGGTCCGCGACTTCCTCGCCGCCGTCACCGAGCCGGAGCTCGAGGAGACCCACCCGAGCCCGTGGGACCCCGGCCGCCTGGCCACGACCCGCTCGTGCCTCCACGTCATCCTCGGCGAGGAGTGGTCGCACCTGCGGTTCGCCCTCCGCGACCTCGACGCCGTCGAGGCGGGCCGCTCAGCCCGCTGA
- a CDS encoding CoA ester lyase: protein MSAGNARSREAAFARRTQLFLPADRPARAAKAATSGADAVLVDLEDSLPPDGRPAARAGLAGLVAAVRAARPVPVLVRVNSDDLAVDVEAAVLAAADGVLVPKVESAATVHEVEDLLDDAERRHGLRAGSLEVQLLVETPRGLLAAADIAAAGARTVAMVLGVEDLAAELDVDPTSPYADLRWAHATVLCAARAHGLAPYGLLGSLTNFRDLPALAEDARRSRGFGYLGALCIHPAQVEVLAEAFGPTAEEVAHAEAVVAAMEQAEREGHAAAQLDGRMVDTPVAVRARRLLARAHRPSAG, encoded by the coding sequence GTGAGCGCCGGGAACGCCCGGAGCCGCGAGGCGGCCTTCGCGCGGCGCACGCAGCTGTTCCTGCCGGCCGACCGACCGGCGCGGGCGGCGAAGGCCGCCACCTCGGGCGCGGACGCCGTGCTGGTGGACCTCGAGGACAGCCTGCCGCCCGACGGCCGCCCGGCCGCCCGCGCGGGACTCGCGGGGCTGGTCGCCGCGGTGCGGGCCGCCCGGCCGGTGCCGGTGCTGGTCCGGGTCAACTCCGACGACCTCGCCGTCGACGTGGAGGCCGCCGTGCTGGCGGCCGCCGACGGCGTGCTGGTCCCCAAGGTCGAGTCGGCCGCCACCGTCCACGAGGTCGAGGACCTCCTCGACGACGCCGAGCGCCGGCACGGGCTGCGGGCCGGGTCGCTCGAGGTGCAGCTGCTGGTCGAGACCCCGCGGGGGCTGCTCGCGGCCGCCGACATCGCCGCGGCCGGCGCGCGGACGGTCGCGATGGTCCTCGGCGTCGAGGACCTCGCCGCCGAGCTCGACGTCGACCCCACGTCGCCGTACGCCGACCTGCGCTGGGCCCATGCGACGGTCCTGTGCGCCGCGCGGGCGCACGGGCTGGCGCCGTACGGCCTGCTGGGCAGCCTCACGAACTTCCGGGACCTGCCTGCCCTGGCCGAGGACGCCCGGCGCTCCCGCGGCTTCGGCTACCTCGGGGCGCTGTGCATCCACCCGGCGCAGGTCGAGGTGCTGGCCGAGGCGTTCGGGCCCACCGCCGAGGAGGTCGCCCACGCCGAGGCCGTCGTCGCCGCGATGGAGCAGGCCGAGCGGGAGGGTCACGCCGCGGCGCAGCTCGACGGCCGGATGGTCGACACCCCGGTCGCCGTCCGCGCCCGCCGGCTGCTCGCCCGGGCGCACCGGCCCTCAGCGGGCTGA
- a CDS encoding sugar O-acetyltransferase has protein sequence MSDERPDDTRTMRERMLAGDLYIADDPDIEEESAAARDLMAAYNATTARQKPLRRAILEQLLGSVGEGTELRQPVYVDFGTNISIGARCFANFGLVALDVAPITIGDDVQIGPNVQLLTPTHPVEPGPRRDKWEAAEPITIGDNVWLGGGAIVLPGVTIGANTVVGAGSVVTKDLPADVVAVGNPARVVKHLTDD, from the coding sequence ATGAGCGACGAGCGCCCGGACGACACCCGCACGATGCGCGAGCGCATGCTCGCCGGCGACCTCTACATCGCCGACGACCCCGACATCGAGGAGGAGAGCGCCGCCGCGCGGGACCTGATGGCGGCCTACAACGCGACGACGGCGCGGCAGAAGCCGCTGCGCCGGGCCATCCTCGAGCAGCTGCTCGGCTCGGTCGGTGAGGGGACCGAGCTGCGCCAGCCGGTGTACGTCGACTTCGGCACCAACATCTCGATCGGCGCCCGCTGCTTCGCGAACTTCGGCCTGGTGGCGCTCGACGTCGCGCCGATCACCATCGGCGACGACGTGCAGATCGGCCCGAACGTCCAGCTGCTCACCCCGACCCATCCGGTCGAGCCGGGGCCGCGCCGCGACAAGTGGGAGGCCGCCGAGCCGATCACCATCGGCGACAACGTCTGGCTCGGCGGCGGCGCGATCGTGCTGCCGGGCGTGACGATCGGCGCGAACACCGTGGTCGGTGCCGGGTCGGTCGTCACCAAGGACCTGCCGGCGGACGTCGTCGCGGTCGGCAACCCCGCCCGGGTGGTCAAGCACCTCACCGACGACTGA